The Phyllopteryx taeniolatus isolate TA_2022b chromosome 17, UOR_Ptae_1.2, whole genome shotgun sequence genome window below encodes:
- the map3k7cl gene encoding MAP3K7 C-terminal-like protein isoform X2, with amino-acid sequence MITSTRRVSPDAPEVRISFSLDHTSDARDADDIAQTFPDLEQRLQPVSPCVSLKESVHVYKEHCRMAREFHQVKHDIAALEERKCQLLAELVEDQKVAAEISRPEDDEFRRLSEENRTLVTAHGERSRQLQRLRRPDSS; translated from the exons ATGATCACGTCAACCAGAAGAGTGTCTCCTGATGCACCTGAAGTCCGGATCTCCTTCAGCCTTGACCACACATCAg ACGCACGAGATGCCGACGATATCGCTCAAACGTTCCCGGATCTCGAACAACGACTTCAG CCGGTATCGCCGTGCGTGTCCCTGAAGGAGAGCGTGCACGTGTACAAGGAACACTGCAGGATGGCGAGGGAGTTCCACCAAGTCAAACACGACATCGCCGCCCTGGAGGAACGCAA GTGTCAGCTTCTGGCCGAGCTGGTGGAGGACCAGAAGGTGGCGGCCGAGATCTCCCGCCCCGAGGACGACGAGTTCCGGCGTCTGTCGGAGGAAAACCGCACGCTAGTGACGGCGCACGGTGAGCGGTCGCGCCAACTGCAGCGGCTACGCAGGCCCGACTCGTCCTGA